Proteins encoded within one genomic window of Halocatena marina:
- the gfo6 gene encoding D-xylose 1-dehydrogenase Gfo6, with the protein MTLGTWLDGYTERDWQTSSDGTVRYALIGLGWWTTDVALPAIASSELATTTTVVSSSKEKVERIASENDIEHALTYEEYHDGMAADGYDAVYVGTPNAYHLEYVETAATLGKAVICEKPMEATIERAERMVSVCTEHDVPLMVAYRMHTDPAVRRARELIENGFLGEPVQVYGNNTQPLLEMIPDPDQWRLNPDITGYGTSVMDLGIYPINTTRFLLDRDPVAIEARMSSHHEAFSDVPDERSSFLLVLEDGVQMTCTASQNAHQDTQLTITGTDGQIELRPAFHGTCELHLSGDGLDAQISNEFGATDEMREEFDYFADRVLTGESIYADGHHGLLDMRIIEAIHRASETDATIEL; encoded by the coding sequence ATGACTCTTGGAACATGGCTTGACGGATATACAGAGCGCGATTGGCAAACGTCGTCGGACGGAACGGTTCGATACGCACTCATTGGTCTCGGTTGGTGGACGACCGACGTAGCACTCCCAGCAATTGCGTCCTCGGAACTCGCCACGACGACGACCGTGGTGAGTAGTTCGAAAGAAAAGGTAGAACGAATCGCCAGCGAGAACGATATCGAGCACGCGCTCACCTATGAGGAGTACCACGATGGAATGGCAGCGGACGGATACGACGCTGTCTACGTCGGGACACCCAACGCCTACCACCTCGAATACGTCGAGACAGCTGCGACGCTCGGGAAGGCAGTCATCTGTGAGAAACCAATGGAGGCCACGATCGAGCGCGCCGAACGGATGGTTTCTGTTTGTACAGAACACGACGTTCCGCTAATGGTCGCGTATCGGATGCATACTGATCCTGCAGTGCGTCGCGCACGCGAACTAATCGAGAACGGATTCCTCGGTGAGCCAGTTCAGGTGTACGGGAACAACACTCAACCACTGCTGGAAATGATTCCCGACCCCGACCAGTGGCGACTCAATCCTGATATCACGGGATACGGCACGTCTGTGATGGATCTCGGCATCTATCCGATCAACACGACCCGATTCCTCTTAGATCGCGATCCGGTTGCCATCGAAGCGAGAATGAGCTCTCACCACGAGGCGTTTTCGGATGTTCCAGACGAACGTTCTTCGTTCTTGCTCGTGCTCGAAGACGGCGTTCAGATGACATGCACCGCGAGTCAGAACGCCCACCAGGACACACAGCTCACAATTACGGGAACGGACGGACAGATCGAACTACGGCCAGCGTTCCACGGCACCTGCGAACTCCATCTCTCTGGCGACGGTCTCGATGCACAGATCTCTAACGAATTCGGCGCGACAGACGAAATGCGTGAGGAATTCGATTATTTCGCCGACCGAGTACTCACCGGTGAATCGATCTACGCTGACGGACACCACGGACTCCTCGATATGCGCATCATCGAAGCGATTCACCGAGCGAGCGAGACCGACGCAACGATCGAACTGTAG
- a CDS encoding Xaa-Pro peptidase family protein, which translates to MQRLETLDELLTEQSVEAIWLAQPNSFAWLTGGDNTVVDSAAVGVAAAGYDGTSVEVVTANNEADRIRKEVPSEMSVSSFDWYGSSLASAVAERSSTPAAADFDVPGLESIDISNCRHPLTDDDIEQYRALGHETAEVVESICRTLTSETTEREAKAAVQGAFAERGIKVPVALIGGADRVQRHRHFTSTDAPLGEYGIVTLCTVRNGLCISITRTVAFDPPAWLTDRQHAAARVQSTALAATQAVGNRGGTAGDVFDSIQDAYAAVGYPDEWQLHHQGGAGGYATREWIATPDSNARVSLPMGYAWNPTVQGAKSEDTVLVTSDGFEILTQTGEWPTTTVESVGYDVSHPQHDILMLSK; encoded by the coding sequence ATGCAACGTCTCGAAACGCTTGATGAATTACTCACAGAGCAGTCCGTAGAAGCAATTTGGCTCGCGCAACCGAACTCGTTCGCGTGGTTGACCGGAGGTGACAATACCGTCGTCGACTCCGCGGCAGTCGGTGTCGCTGCGGCAGGCTACGACGGTACGAGCGTCGAGGTCGTTACCGCGAACAACGAAGCCGACCGTATTCGTAAAGAAGTCCCATCGGAGATGTCTGTCAGCTCGTTCGATTGGTATGGCTCCTCGCTCGCAAGCGCTGTTGCAGAGCGTTCTTCAACCCCCGCAGCTGCCGACTTCGATGTTCCCGGCCTCGAATCCATCGACATATCCAACTGCAGACACCCACTCACTGACGACGATATCGAGCAGTATCGGGCACTCGGTCACGAAACCGCCGAAGTGGTCGAATCGATCTGTCGCACTCTCACATCGGAAACGACCGAGCGGGAAGCCAAAGCAGCGGTGCAGGGAGCATTTGCCGAGCGTGGAATTAAGGTTCCTGTTGCGCTCATCGGAGGGGCAGACCGAGTACAACGCCATCGTCATTTCACATCGACCGATGCGCCGTTGGGCGAATACGGAATCGTCACGCTTTGTACGGTTCGAAATGGTCTCTGTATCTCGATCACCCGAACGGTTGCCTTCGATCCGCCCGCATGGCTCACAGATCGACAGCACGCTGCTGCGCGGGTCCAATCGACCGCGCTGGCCGCAACACAGGCAGTCGGTAACCGCGGTGGTACCGCGGGTGACGTGTTCGATTCCATCCAAGACGCATACGCAGCCGTTGGGTATCCCGACGAATGGCAACTCCACCATCAAGGCGGTGCTGGTGGCTACGCGACCCGAGAGTGGATCGCCACACCAGATTCGAACGCGCGTGTTTCGCTCCCGATGGGATACGCGTGGAATCCGACCGTACAGGGCGCAAAAAGCGAAGACACAGTGCTCGTCACGAGCGATGGGTTCGAGATCCTCACGCAAACTGGCGAGTGGCCGACGACCACCGTTGAGAGCGTGGGATACGACGTTTCCCACCCACAGCACGACATCCTGATGTTGTCAAAATAA
- a CDS encoding TRAM domain-containing protein — protein MVEISDNLRTVFTGTVEHRGDDYVIEIPDDEVTHGTISPGSVYRIALLNTPDSDGFVETETEATEPTPPVTEGDQRTVTIEAVGSEGDGIAKVERGYVIIVPDCNPGDEVEVEIERVTPTVAFADLANEHSVAPSESPNE, from the coding sequence ATGGTCGAGATTTCGGATAATCTCCGCACGGTGTTCACCGGAACAGTCGAACACCGTGGGGACGATTACGTCATCGAGATACCAGACGACGAGGTCACTCATGGAACGATCAGTCCCGGATCAGTTTACCGTATCGCTCTGTTGAATACGCCAGATAGCGACGGTTTCGTCGAAACGGAGACAGAAGCGACTGAGCCGACACCTCCAGTTACGGAAGGTGATCAGCGAACTGTGACGATCGAAGCCGTCGGTAGTGAAGGCGATGGTATTGCAAAGGTCGAGCGTGGCTACGTCATCATTGTTCCAGACTGTAATCCTGGTGACGAGGTTGAGGTCGAAATCGAACGCGTTACCCCAACAGTCGCGTTCGCTGACCTCGCAAACGAGCATTCTGTCGCACCTTCAGAGTCACCAAACGAGTAG
- a CDS encoding heparinase II/III family protein: MVDTAEKCRIRANGTDSRNLGCVADSSPVNRRNFMKASSITTLGLLASSENATAKTASGSGKSRPTYYTSSERQAARKNIQKYDWAKTVRDDVVAAADTILSYFTLDDLWRYVGSQNIPRSAWLARQTASHPPESSEWEAKFPVDGIEPATEPGKQWKITNGKYTLPTNDFEAYRQSGLDDKGTFDPELADESHLVNEEHPEKGKKWGVDDGLGWVDTNGDIGTAGQRWVPVAWTHHWMVVYGYRSLVGTLSEAYLYTRKQKYARAASVILDRVADVYPEFSLQNTVYFDDGGYTAQNGFPNPGHGGTGRGKQIGSIWESYWIKELLIAYDAVFPAQTGDKKLTSFLDGKTTEFSGLTPKTSVTEIRSNIETGLVQEVLPAIKRAQIRGNFGSHQTTLAVSAVVQDDPNGYTGDAIDFLFKEGGLKHTGDDSSWGAWRVTGGDVLPSLLGMFDRDGFPFEGSIHYNSLVKSAVQSVGQVLNEYESYSGTDLTENAFFKQMIDQQESLVFLNKYVPSLGDTKHAGNPGFDEMMPIDNLVQAHTIYGGTELAKWIHLRNSNTTQGLRGGIFDREPNAVTDAVTRSIDAAGPLELDSRQLAGFGFTALRAGTTESSKRAIWTYYGRNGYGPDVGYGTSHCHRDTLNIGVFAHGLDLSPDLGYPEKTGDWPKRWNWTANTISHNTVLVNKHEQEKQWVSTPKHFDHTDRVQLFDVDASNVYEEVDQYRRTTAQITVDENDSYAVDFFRVDGGHDHHFSFHGAQTETNRSTQKAKQNYESLVLHDGGGRVSSRRSRTTEHSAIELINTSPNTRDWRGVAVRSDGETTASVTIDAALLGARWPINQSVYLGQDMGGRHVCAGIGLSRDANLRLGLFYPETEVWDDYEEINWERIGLFNTSTTESSGDSVSVTSGMRGRDIAPPEIERYRGQTHVGTDSYDSSYACTVDGKLELTVSVAGIGVDVGLTANGSTLGRGSFSLDSTTDDRMGVFGATDNNQIGRLLFEDFKLDGTPVAFFETNEGWKGMKSQTGVTTHGLTLTAQQRGTYAGVDVPKPGHGKNTDYNESVGNGFNYLYNVRCDDDPSPPFSVDWSVADHWNVRSEKTRPHLRLTMVADADTVALAEGDPPQRGDNPDAFTYLIAHRSGNALRTVFTSVIEPYEKSRFIESISAVPVESDDPTARAVKVELTSGRIDYVASASDHSTTHSVGNVFSFKGVFAVYTEDDQQTPTYAYLNDGVCLESQRCNAPLIDDPSGRIEGTVTDFTCDLCLDNTIEIKITEGLSGQCSLSDVIGAWIYADAVENRNGAYEIKDAKWVSNNCALLTVGQTTTVKDFSEGNTKYEYILKRGGNFTIPLSKSWKA; this comes from the coding sequence ATGGTCGATACAGCCGAGAAGTGTCGTATTCGTGCGAACGGAACGGATTCTCGTAATCTTGGATGCGTGGCCGACAGCTCGCCTGTGAATCGTCGTAATTTCATGAAGGCCTCAAGCATCACAACTCTCGGGCTATTGGCGTCTTCGGAGAACGCGACAGCGAAGACAGCGTCGGGATCGGGGAAATCTCGACCGACATACTACACATCATCAGAGCGCCAAGCAGCACGCAAAAACATCCAGAAGTATGACTGGGCCAAGACGGTCCGAGACGACGTAGTCGCGGCCGCGGATACTATTCTCTCATACTTTACACTCGATGATCTCTGGCGATACGTTGGATCACAAAACATCCCGCGATCGGCGTGGCTCGCGAGACAGACGGCCAGTCACCCGCCTGAATCAAGCGAGTGGGAAGCAAAATTTCCGGTCGACGGAATCGAGCCCGCGACTGAGCCCGGCAAACAGTGGAAGATCACCAACGGGAAGTATACACTGCCGACGAACGACTTCGAGGCGTATCGTCAAAGCGGGCTGGACGACAAAGGAACGTTCGATCCGGAGCTCGCGGACGAATCTCACCTCGTAAATGAAGAGCATCCGGAGAAAGGGAAAAAGTGGGGTGTCGACGACGGGCTGGGTTGGGTCGACACGAACGGCGATATCGGGACAGCCGGTCAACGCTGGGTACCGGTCGCGTGGACACATCATTGGATGGTCGTCTACGGATATCGGTCACTGGTAGGTACACTGTCCGAGGCCTATCTCTACACGCGCAAGCAGAAATACGCCCGTGCCGCTTCTGTAATTCTTGATCGCGTTGCAGATGTCTACCCCGAGTTCTCCCTTCAGAACACCGTTTACTTCGATGATGGAGGATACACGGCACAGAACGGGTTTCCGAACCCGGGACACGGGGGAACGGGACGCGGGAAACAGATCGGGTCGATCTGGGAATCGTACTGGATCAAGGAGCTCTTGATCGCGTACGATGCTGTATTTCCGGCACAAACAGGTGATAAGAAGCTCACTTCCTTTCTCGATGGAAAAACGACGGAGTTCAGCGGACTCACACCCAAAACAAGTGTCACCGAGATTCGCTCAAACATTGAGACGGGACTGGTGCAGGAAGTTCTGCCAGCGATTAAGAGAGCGCAGATTCGTGGTAATTTTGGCTCACACCAGACCACACTCGCCGTCTCGGCAGTTGTGCAGGATGATCCAAACGGATACACTGGCGATGCGATCGACTTCCTCTTTAAAGAGGGAGGACTCAAACATACGGGCGATGACTCATCGTGGGGGGCGTGGAGAGTCACGGGAGGCGATGTCCTGCCGTCGCTTCTCGGGATGTTCGACCGGGATGGGTTCCCATTCGAGGGGAGTATCCACTACAATAGCCTCGTGAAAAGTGCGGTTCAGAGCGTCGGGCAAGTGTTGAACGAATACGAGTCCTACTCGGGAACTGATCTTACCGAGAACGCCTTCTTCAAGCAGATGATCGATCAACAGGAGTCGCTCGTCTTTCTCAACAAATACGTACCCTCGCTCGGGGATACAAAACACGCCGGCAACCCAGGATTCGATGAGATGATGCCGATTGATAATCTTGTGCAGGCGCACACAATCTACGGCGGGACAGAGCTTGCCAAGTGGATTCATCTGAGAAACAGCAACACTACTCAGGGGCTCCGTGGAGGGATATTTGATCGAGAACCAAACGCTGTCACTGACGCAGTGACACGCAGTATCGATGCAGCGGGCCCACTCGAACTCGATAGTCGACAGCTCGCTGGATTCGGATTCACCGCTCTCCGTGCAGGTACCACAGAGTCGAGCAAACGGGCCATCTGGACCTACTATGGCAGAAACGGATACGGTCCGGACGTCGGGTACGGAACCAGCCATTGCCACCGCGACACCCTGAACATCGGCGTGTTCGCTCATGGGTTGGATCTTTCACCGGATCTCGGATATCCAGAAAAAACCGGCGACTGGCCAAAGCGGTGGAACTGGACGGCAAACACTATCAGCCACAACACGGTCCTCGTCAACAAGCACGAACAAGAGAAGCAGTGGGTTTCGACACCGAAGCATTTCGATCACACAGACCGCGTACAGCTGTTCGATGTCGACGCCTCGAACGTCTATGAGGAAGTCGATCAGTACCGGCGTACCACGGCACAGATCACAGTTGATGAAAACGATTCCTACGCTGTCGATTTCTTCCGGGTAGACGGCGGACACGATCACCACTTCAGCTTTCATGGAGCACAGACAGAGACCAACCGATCGACACAGAAGGCAAAACAAAACTACGAGTCGCTTGTTCTTCACGATGGGGGAGGGAGGGTATCGAGCCGTCGATCGAGAACGACCGAACACAGCGCCATAGAACTCATTAACACGTCTCCAAACACGCGTGATTGGCGTGGCGTCGCCGTTCGATCAGACGGAGAGACGACGGCCAGCGTGACCATCGATGCTGCACTGTTGGGCGCTCGATGGCCGATCAATCAGTCGGTCTATCTCGGTCAAGATATGGGGGGTCGACACGTGTGTGCCGGTATCGGTTTGTCTCGCGATGCGAATCTTCGGCTCGGGCTGTTCTACCCTGAGACGGAAGTTTGGGACGATTACGAAGAGATAAACTGGGAGAGGATCGGATTATTCAACACCAGTACGACAGAATCGAGTGGAGACAGCGTGTCCGTTACGTCCGGGATGCGTGGTCGTGACATCGCGCCGCCTGAAATCGAGAGATACAGAGGACAGACTCACGTTGGAACCGATTCGTACGATTCGAGTTATGCCTGCACAGTAGACGGTAAACTCGAACTCACCGTTTCCGTCGCCGGTATCGGTGTCGATGTCGGTCTCACCGCCAATGGATCGACGCTCGGGAGAGGATCGTTCTCACTCGATAGCACGACCGATGACCGGATGGGCGTCTTTGGCGCGACCGACAACAACCAGATCGGCCGGCTTCTCTTCGAAGATTTCAAGCTGGATGGCACGCCCGTGGCGTTCTTCGAAACGAACGAGGGATGGAAAGGAATGAAATCACAAACGGGCGTCACGACGCACGGTCTCACACTCACAGCACAGCAACGCGGCACGTACGCTGGAGTGGATGTGCCAAAGCCCGGACACGGAAAAAATACCGACTACAACGAGTCGGTCGGGAACGGTTTCAACTACCTGTACAACGTTCGGTGTGACGATGATCCAAGTCCGCCATTCAGCGTCGATTGGAGCGTCGCTGACCACTGGAACGTTCGCTCGGAGAAGACTCGACCGCATCTTCGATTAACGATGGTTGCGGATGCTGATACTGTCGCGCTCGCCGAAGGCGACCCACCACAACGTGGAGACAACCCTGATGCGTTTACGTATCTCATCGCACACCGGTCTGGGAACGCTCTCCGAACCGTGTTCACCTCTGTCATCGAACCGTACGAAAAGAGCCGATTCATCGAATCGATCAGTGCGGTTCCAGTCGAGAGCGATGATCCGACTGCACGAGCAGTGAAAGTCGAGCTGACAAGCGGACGCATCGACTACGTCGCTAGTGCATCTGATCATAGTACGACTCACTCTGTTGGGAACGTATTCTCGTTCAAAGGCGTGTTCGCGGTGTACACCGAGGACGATCAACAAACGCCGACGTACGCTTATCTCAACGACGGAGTGTGTCTGGAGTCGCAACGATGCAACGCTCCGCTTATCGACGATCCGTCGGGGCGCATCGAGGGGACGGTAACGGATTTTACCTGTGACCTCTGTCTCGATAACACTATCGAGATAAAAATAACGGAGGGACTGTCTGGCCAGTGCTCGCTCTCAGATGTGATTGGTGCTTGGATCTACGCAGACGCCGTCGAGAATCGAAACGGTGCGTACGAGATCAAGGACGCAAAGTGGGTGTCAAATAATTGTGCGCTGCTCACCGTCGGACAGACAACGACAGTCAAGGACTTTTCGGAGGGTAATACGAAGTACGAGTATATTCTCAAACGAGGTGGCAACTTCACAATCCCACTCTCCAAATCGTGGAAAGCGTGA
- a CDS encoding helix-turn-helix domain-containing protein, whose protein sequence is MDKLANVTVERLREALNEAESAKAAKRLMIALAYKDGVSVDTLSARYGLSRSTVYSWLDRFEYRSIEEAVHDDSRPGRPPKLSDKQQSALQTALESSPTDFDYEQSSWTPELLQQHIKRNFEVSYSLGHVRRLLRETANR, encoded by the coding sequence ATGGACAAACTCGCCAACGTCACGGTTGAACGCCTTCGAGAGGCTCTCAACGAGGCTGAAAGCGCGAAGGCAGCAAAGCGTCTCATGATTGCGCTGGCGTACAAAGATGGTGTTTCGGTAGATACACTGAGCGCTCGCTATGGACTGTCGCGTTCGACAGTGTATTCGTGGCTCGATCGCTTCGAGTACCGCTCAATCGAAGAGGCAGTACACGACGATTCCAGACCCGGGCGGCCACCAAAACTCAGCGACAAACAGCAATCTGCGCTTCAGACTGCACTCGAATCATCGCCCACGGACTTCGATTACGAGCAGTCATCGTGGACTCCAGAGCTGCTCCAGCAACACATTAAACGCAATTTTGAGGTGTCCTACTCATTAGGTCACGTTCGTCGCTTACTCCGTGAAACTGCCAATCGATAA
- a CDS encoding winged helix-turn-helix domain-containing protein, whose product MTPNWDEVSFVISSNYRVAVLKRLAVGPATPSQIADDADISISHVSRALGRLRERSLVELLVSEDRRKGRVYGITEQGTEIWQTIEAENLV is encoded by the coding sequence ATGACACCAAACTGGGACGAAGTGAGTTTCGTTATTAGCTCTAATTATCGCGTAGCCGTTCTCAAGCGACTAGCAGTCGGTCCTGCGACACCATCGCAGATAGCCGATGACGCAGATATCTCGATATCTCATGTCTCGCGTGCGCTTGGACGGCTCCGAGAACGATCGCTCGTTGAGCTACTCGTTTCAGAAGATCGTCGAAAGGGACGAGTTTACGGAATCACCGAACAGGGGACAGAAATCTGGCAGACAATCGAAGCAGAGAACCTTGTGTGA
- a CDS encoding DUF1616 domain-containing protein, translated as MTNATSERSWWRRLITGSLLWETILVIGFAVIADLVVLMVDRPPIRAVFGFPLLLFFPGYAILTVLFPGQPRRSRYNTFDPLSRSISGVERVALSFGISLALIPPIALVFWTVNDQGFGVRAILWVFTAIITLGMIYGTYRRFRLPMRDRYRIPVSHWMSELRTNGFSGGVIGTLLRIGLAISVILAVGTLGYAVLVPNQSASYTNTSLLTRGPTGDLTAANYSNAMAENGGNLILSIENNEKESVSYTVVVKIQRVETNGQQTSVNSSDELKRLQTTVVDGETDYLSHTVSPSMNGENLRLQYLIYKGDPPAVTTASNAYQTLFIWVDNPSPTATNPTGGSGTGSGTGTGSGPGSGSGTGQSLANTSPTRIAVVD; from the coding sequence GTGACAAACGCAACTTCAGAGCGGTCGTGGTGGCGTCGGCTCATCACTGGTTCGCTCCTATGGGAAACCATTCTCGTTATCGGTTTTGCAGTAATAGCCGATCTTGTTGTCCTGATGGTTGACCGTCCGCCCATTCGGGCAGTGTTCGGATTTCCACTCCTGTTGTTTTTTCCCGGCTACGCGATCCTGACAGTGTTGTTCCCAGGTCAGCCTCGTCGTTCTCGATACAACACGTTTGATCCACTCTCTCGGAGTATCAGCGGTGTCGAGCGAGTTGCATTGTCGTTCGGCATAAGTCTCGCGCTGATACCACCGATCGCGCTCGTCTTTTGGACGGTGAACGATCAGGGGTTCGGTGTCCGAGCCATCCTCTGGGTCTTCACTGCGATTATCACGCTCGGAATGATCTATGGGACGTACCGACGCTTTCGACTACCAATGCGGGATCGATATCGCATCCCAGTCAGCCACTGGATGTCTGAGCTGCGGACAAACGGGTTCAGCGGGGGAGTGATCGGAACCCTTCTCCGGATCGGACTGGCGATTTCGGTTATTCTCGCGGTAGGAACGCTGGGTTATGCAGTTCTCGTTCCAAACCAATCGGCGTCGTACACCAACACCTCGCTTCTCACCCGTGGTCCGACTGGCGATCTCACTGCCGCAAATTATTCAAATGCAATGGCGGAAAACGGAGGGAACCTCATTCTCTCGATCGAGAACAATGAGAAAGAGTCAGTGTCGTACACAGTTGTCGTCAAGATACAGCGCGTAGAAACAAATGGGCAACAGACGTCTGTGAATTCTTCGGACGAACTGAAGCGTCTCCAGACAACTGTTGTGGATGGCGAAACAGATTATCTGTCTCACACCGTATCTCCATCGATGAACGGTGAGAATCTCAGGCTGCAGTACCTCATCTACAAAGGTGACCCCCCGGCAGTCACGACGGCATCCAATGCGTATCAGACGCTCTTTATCTGGGTCGATAACCCGAGTCCGACAGCGACAAACCCAACAGGCGGTTCCGGAACAGGTTCAGGGACAGGAACGGGATCAGGCCCGGGGTCTGGATCTGGAACAGGGCAATCACTGGCGAATACTAGCCCTACGAGAATAGCGGTGGTCGACTGA
- a CDS encoding metal-dependent hydrolase, with translation MWPWEHLAVGYLFYSFFTRFRTGSPPGWMGVLALAFGTQFPDLIDKPLAWEIGLLPSGNSLAHSLFTALPLSAIGIILANRRGVPQLGVAFAIGYLLHLPGDVFYPVLYGGGPWIDFLFWPIVPAQSGHVSGFVYEFRHLIERTVQYLSSPSGQLYLMLEVGLLGSAGIMWYADGMPGAGILRVTIARVRTQI, from the coding sequence ATGTGGCCGTGGGAGCATCTCGCTGTTGGCTATCTTTTCTATTCTTTTTTTACTCGCTTTCGCACCGGATCACCACCTGGTTGGATGGGCGTGCTTGCTCTCGCGTTTGGCACTCAGTTTCCAGATCTCATCGACAAACCGCTCGCGTGGGAGATTGGGCTACTTCCATCCGGAAACTCCCTCGCGCACTCTCTGTTCACAGCACTCCCGCTGTCTGCGATTGGAATCATTCTCGCTAACCGTCGTGGAGTGCCCCAGTTAGGAGTCGCGTTTGCGATTGGATATCTCCTGCACCTCCCAGGCGATGTATTCTATCCGGTGTTGTACGGTGGCGGTCCGTGGATCGATTTTCTCTTCTGGCCGATCGTTCCTGCCCAATCGGGACACGTTTCTGGGTTTGTCTATGAGTTCAGGCATTTAATCGAACGAACGGTACAGTATCTATCTTCACCGTCTGGCCAACTGTATCTAATGCTCGAAGTAGGATTACTCGGCTCGGCAGGGATAATGTGGTACGCCGATGGAATGCCCGGAGCGGGTATCCTTCGTGTCACGATCGCTCGCGTCCGAACGCAGATCTGA
- a CDS encoding alkaline phosphatase family protein: MGDNGSLRTLLIGIDAACLPVLKPQFKQNRLPHLQRLLSGASGSLESQIPPWTASAWPSLYTGTNPGKHGVFDFLSFDGYEWNVVNGTHVRRRTLWEYLDRCGYRSVVVNVPVTHPPRPFDGALIPGYTAPEAPKCHPPEILSDVEEAIGGYQLYGDVESAKDCIRMRGDAFRYLAERFEPDFGFVQFQWTDTICHKKPGDWAALERIYGAVDEQIGELLDACEPQNVFVVSDHGIGPYEGRSFLVNEYLREHGFVQTTNGGTGMPSWAGVRDAQLKHGTEATQFDSSFIERLTASTAKMGLTSQRIESILSVIGLDDLVLRHVPMRAISTATEQVDFPRSMAYMRSRTELGVRINLEGREPDGIVPESEYESVRSALIECLEQAETPAGKPVFESVVRRGQYFKGPEANRAVDILTIPTDFDQFLSTRLGAGQFDAPEEPWNHKRAGLIAARGAVVDETVPLNNAHLFDVAPSVLATFDVPADVEMDGQTLPIVESAGERKYPLFDPDARRKTHNETIEDRLKDLGYLE; encoded by the coding sequence ATGGGCGATAACGGGAGTCTGCGGACGCTTTTGATCGGCATCGATGCCGCTTGTTTACCGGTGCTCAAACCGCAGTTCAAGCAAAACCGGTTACCCCACTTACAGCGACTTCTCTCGGGGGCAAGCGGATCGCTCGAATCACAGATTCCACCGTGGACTGCGAGCGCCTGGCCGTCGCTGTATACGGGAACAAATCCAGGAAAACACGGTGTTTTTGACTTTCTTTCATTCGACGGGTATGAGTGGAACGTTGTCAATGGGACGCACGTGCGACGACGGACGCTGTGGGAGTATCTCGACCGATGCGGCTATCGGAGTGTTGTCGTCAACGTGCCAGTCACACACCCACCGCGCCCGTTCGATGGAGCTCTCATTCCCGGATATACCGCTCCCGAAGCACCGAAATGCCACCCTCCGGAGATACTCTCAGACGTCGAAGAGGCGATTGGAGGGTATCAGTTGTACGGAGACGTCGAATCAGCAAAAGACTGTATTCGGATGCGCGGTGACGCGTTCCGATATCTCGCAGAGCGTTTCGAGCCGGATTTCGGATTTGTCCAGTTTCAGTGGACAGATACGATCTGTCATAAAAAGCCAGGTGACTGGGCCGCGCTAGAGCGAATCTACGGTGCGGTTGATGAACAGATTGGCGAGCTGCTCGACGCGTGTGAACCCCAGAACGTCTTCGTCGTGAGTGATCACGGGATTGGCCCCTACGAGGGCCGCTCGTTCCTCGTAAATGAGTACCTCCGCGAGCATGGCTTTGTTCAGACGACAAACGGTGGCACTGGAATGCCGTCGTGGGCAGGTGTCCGAGATGCACAACTCAAGCACGGTACAGAGGCCACACAGTTTGATTCAAGTTTCATTGAGCGATTGACAGCAAGCACAGCGAAGATGGGACTGACGAGTCAGCGAATCGAATCGATCCTCTCTGTTATCGGCCTCGATGATCTTGTTCTCCGACACGTACCAATGAGAGCAATTAGTACCGCGACCGAACAGGTTGACTTTCCACGTTCGATGGCATACATGCGCTCGCGTACTGAGCTCGGTGTTCGTATCAATCTCGAAGGTCGTGAACCAGACGGCATCGTTCCAGAGTCGGAGTACGAGTCGGTTCGATCCGCTCTCATCGAATGTTTAGAGCAGGCCGAGACGCCCGCAGGGAAACCAGTATTTGAATCGGTTGTTCGGCGCGGACAGTACTTCAAAGGACCAGAAGCGAACCGAGCAGTGGATATCTTAACAATCCCAACTGATTTCGATCAGTTTCTCTCAACTCGTCTCGGAGCAGGACAGTTCGATGCCCCAGAAGAACCATGGAATCACAAGCGTGCCGGACTCATCGCAGCACGAGGCGCTGTGGTCGACGAGACAGTGCCACTCAATAACGCACACCTGTTTGATGTTGCTCCATCGGTGTTGGCAACCTTTGATGTTCCTGCCGATGTGGAGATGGACGGTCAGACGCTTCCGATCGTCGAATCAGCGGGAGAGCGAAAATATCCGCTGTTCGATCCCGATGCCCGGCGAAAAACACACAACGAAACGATCGAGGATCGTCTCAAAGATCTCGGATACTTAGAATGA